The Stigmatopora argus isolate UIUO_Sarg chromosome 1, RoL_Sarg_1.0, whole genome shotgun sequence genome segment GCCCACTGCAGCTGCTGGTCATGGCTCTCCTGGAGGTGCCGATATTTGCCGTCACTGAATGGCTGGTGCTGAAGTACCTGAAGATAAATGACGCCGGTGGCACCATACTGATTCACCTTTTCGCCTGTTACTTCGGCTTGGGGGTCACTTTTGTGCTATACAGACCTCAGCTCAACGAAGGCCACGCAAAGGAGAACAGCAGCTATCAATCGGACATTCTGTCCTTGATGGGCACCTTGTTTCTTTGGGTGTTCTGGCCCTCGTTCAACTCGTCATTGACCTTAAAAGGTGATGATCAGCACAGGGCCATCCTCCACACATTTATTGGCCTCTCTGCATCCACCATCACCGCCTTTGCTCTTTCTGCACTACTTAGTAAAAATGGCAAACTCAGTATGGCCGACATCCAGAATGTGACGTTGGCCGGAGGCGTGACCGTCGGAGCATCCGTAGATATGATGATTTCACCGGCAGCGGCATATGCCCTGGGCATGGTGGGCTGCACTGCATGCATGCTAGGTTACAAGTATATGAGCCCTTTCCTGGCACGCCGCTTCAGAATACAGGATCAATGCGGAATTCATAACTTACACGGTTTAACGGGACTAATATCGGCTACTGCCGGAATTTGCGCGATAATCATGGCTAACGAGGAAGTCTACGGCCCGAGTTTGTATGAGACTTTTGGGCACAGAGCTCCAAAAGAAGGGGATCCCAAGTTACTTGAACTCCAGGCTTTAATTCCCGGTCTGCAGCCAGGTTTAGGGCGGACTGCTCGAGAACAGGCTCTCTTCCAGGTAGCAGCCATATTCTCTACAATAGCAGTGGCAGCCATCGGAGGCTTGCTCACTGGCCTGgtcttaaaaatgccttacctCACTCCACCTTCAGATGATTTATGTTTTGATGACCACTTATACTTTGACATGCCACTCGACAATTATTCACCATTGAAATGCAACAATATGCCAGATGAAGAAGAGTCTATGTTAAAACTCAAATAGCTCTTATCGTAATGCtaaaaaaatgcttcttttcaatgcatttcaaaataatgtttGGGTACAATATCAATGTATCTTTTGTTAACATATGACCTTAATCATGCATTATTTATTGTccgagtatttttttaaacaggacaTGGGTTTGCACTTTTATTGTGCTTTTCCTGGTAATTTTTCATTCATATGGGTTTTTTAACACCTTGCTCAAGGACCCTTCAGCATGCTCATGGTCTCCCAATCTTCGGTTGGGAGATTACCACTCTATCATACctcaccaaaaaataaatatcatctAAAAGGAATAATTAATATTGTATTTGTCATGTAATATGTGTCAAACTATATGTTACTGAAAATTATTTGTGATGAGCTCATGAATGAGTGACAAAGATGTTTACAGATATATAGTTTTGGAAACAACAGTGAACTTtcatgagttaaaaaaaacccacaaatctCAGGAAAAACTGACCCACTAGTATTAGGACCTTGCTGTAGAGTTCAGAAGAATGTGACATCACAAAGAAAGGTTTATCAGTTTGTATTACACTGCCCTCATGTAGTCAAGGCAGGTACGACAGTAAGAATAGCATAAGAGCCATTCAGTTTCAGCAGTGTAACAAATATggtaatccatttattttctgaactgcttatcctcacaagggtcacggggagtgctggagcctatcccagctaactacgggcaccaggcggaggacaccctgaatgggtggccagccaatcgcaggccacaaggggacaaaggacaaccattaacgctcacactcacagctaagtgcaatttagagtgttcaaccaacctagtATGCAAGTAatgttttggggacgtgggaggaagtcgtagtccccggagaaaacccacgataagagaactgtgaggccgacacgctagccaaggggtgggcaaactattccacaaagggccgcagtgggtgcaggttttcattccaaccattgagagggcaccttttcagcAATCtaatgtcctacaagtgcaatcagtggattgcagtcaggtgcttcttgttttctgcagaaatctcattggttaaactccctgtgctggatcggttggaacaaaaacctgcacccacggcggccctcgaggaccggtttgcccacccctgcgcgGCTAGCCACTCGCCCACCTAAATctggttacattatttttaattattgcgTGTAGAAACATTTGTTGTAGTCAGcatcccccatgacccttgtgaggataagcggtttggaagaTGAACGAAAAGGAGGAATCATTTCAGCATCATTGGCTGCAATGGAATAAGACTAATCATACTACAGACAAAATCTTAAACTGTTGTTACATTTTAATGACTTACCTCTGGAAATCATCTTCACCTTGAGACTAGCATTCGGTTAGAGGTTCTGGCTCCGAATCCACAGAttaactgtttttaaaaaaacactatattACTCCCACTGTCAGTTATTGCCGTGATGCTCTTGTCATGTTAAATTACTCAATCTTGAATGGGCTTGAATCGACTCATTCTGCTTCAGTTTTGTCACTTATTTTACATAACTAAAATTGTGAGGCACTGTCAATCATTTATTCTTCATTTCAATCATAAGAATAAGGTCCTCTTTGACTGCAGTAGTAGGGAATCCCATGCAGCCAATCAAACTGCACTTGTCTCTTACTCTTTTAACTGTTGCTCTTTAGTGTCAGGTTTTTGTTATGAAACCGCTTGAAGTTTCTGAACTGTGATTCTTTGGATTTTGTGATCCACTGCTTtcatcacacatttaatggaaCTAGGATGGGCGGAGGGAAAGGTTGCAATTTTCTATGAGACATTTCCTACAttgttaaaaatgtctttaatcAGTAGGTGTCCCTAGCTTCAAACAAAAGTGTGGTGTTACATTTATAGTTTATTACATAGCTCTAATAAATGCTTTATTTTAATTGGAATCAGATCCTCCAAGCCACTTGTCTCTGCAAGTGTAAAATCTCCTTTATTATGGTTTACTAAAAAACACATGCATCAAAACACACGGATgtcattcattaaaaacaaatgccgACGGCAACAGAAAACCAtcaaaacactgggaaaaaaaatcaatcacagAATGTGTATAATAACTGGTCAATTTCTTATTTTAACCATATAAGTTCCTGGCATTGGCTCAATAAATTTACAATGTCGGTCTCATTGTTTATTTTGTGAATTTTTCCTGCCTCATTTTAGGAAGACGGTGTTTGAATGGGCCATGGGCAACTTTGTACATAAAAAGATGGGTCGCAAAACCAAAAA includes the following:
- the rh50 gene encoding rh50-like protein, yielding MKPGASNLRVRLPALLFALEVMIVGLYATFVTYDDNADARFQNNETNPMDNAVYKDYPFFADIQVMIFIGFGCLLAFFRLYGFGGMVFNFLLATFSIQWAILVQGYFQFNHDGKIHLGVINLINAEFACAVVLISFGAVLGKTSPLQLLVMALLEVPIFAVTEWLVLKYLKINDAGGTILIHLFACYFGLGVTFVLYRPQLNEGHAKENSSYQSDILSLMGTLFLWVFWPSFNSSLTLKGDDQHRAILHTFIGLSASTITAFALSALLSKNGKLSMADIQNVTLAGGVTVGASVDMMISPAAAYALGMVGCTACMLGYKYMSPFLARRFRIQDQCGIHNLHGLTGLISATAGICAIIMANEEVYGPSLYETFGHRAPKEGDPKLLELQALIPGLQPGLGRTAREQALFQVAAIFSTIAVAAIGGLLTGLVLKMPYLTPPSDDLCFDDHLYFDMPLDNYSPLKCNNMPDEEESMLKLK